In one window of Gemmatimonadota bacterium DNA:
- a CDS encoding lytic transglycosylase domain-containing protein, protein MISTRARLPLLLLAGLLGAAPLPLLADDGGDPAPVRAALARARESRRPDAGVHLRAAADSAPEIADWLLLRAAALSADSLERSDLYARIQLPVVRARIGVTEATARERDGDLAGAARTFDSLGLFTDATRLRLRQARTDAQRRGLRDGLLRLARQRAGTPAAQEALKFLASPTVVLTPQEALEVARLAGRSGLPLEAALLYSRAVRRGPAEPADLLAYARALASLRRHREAITTFHRIPATSPLSADALYGEAASRARLGERTAARAALTRLLQRVPDDSVLTPRALFLRGSLAWDDGAHRDAREPWLALVTRYPHADSVGRAGFLAALALYEEGRIDQAAAEWSRIHQLDAGADGLAAGYWAARALREAGDTSRATLLWQSVMARDSVSYYAYASAARLGRPGWQPAAAPDRFTHFLDVDSAMSRIGLLKAAGMVEEASWERAWLTAERVRSPQRLLSVADAFRRLGDPDASIASARAALARGAPRDARTYRLLYPRHYEDNLAAEARAIGVDPLVVAALIRQESAWNAGARSRVGARGLMQVMPATGRLIARQLGVRGWRVDHLDEPALNLRFGTFYLGQVLQRFNGDLVRALAAYNAGPGRVPLWSVGRAADDPEMFVERIGFKETRDYVRTIQRNVALYRALYPAAPAT, encoded by the coding sequence TTGATCTCCACCCGCGCGCGTCTTCCGCTCCTGCTCCTCGCCGGCCTGCTCGGCGCCGCCCCGCTGCCGCTCCTCGCGGATGATGGCGGCGATCCGGCACCGGTGCGGGCCGCGCTGGCCCGGGCGCGCGAGAGCCGGCGGCCGGACGCGGGCGTGCACCTGCGCGCCGCCGCCGACAGCGCCCCCGAGATCGCCGACTGGCTGCTGCTCCGCGCCGCCGCGCTGTCGGCGGATTCCCTCGAGCGGAGTGACCTCTACGCCCGGATCCAGCTGCCGGTGGTCCGGGCACGGATCGGGGTCACCGAGGCCACCGCGCGGGAGCGCGACGGCGACCTCGCCGGCGCCGCGCGCACCTTCGACTCGCTCGGCCTCTTCACTGACGCCACCCGGCTCCGGCTGCGACAGGCGCGGACCGACGCCCAGCGCCGGGGCCTCCGCGACGGCCTGCTGCGCCTCGCGCGACAGCGCGCTGGCACCCCGGCGGCGCAGGAAGCGCTCAAGTTCCTCGCCTCACCCACTGTCGTGCTGACGCCACAGGAGGCGCTCGAGGTGGCGCGGCTGGCCGGCCGGTCTGGGCTCCCGCTCGAGGCGGCCCTGCTCTACTCCCGGGCGGTGCGGCGCGGCCCCGCTGAGCCCGCCGACCTCCTGGCCTATGCCCGGGCGCTGGCCTCGCTCCGCCGGCACCGCGAGGCCATCACCACCTTCCACCGGATCCCGGCCACCTCCCCGCTCAGCGCCGACGCGCTGTACGGCGAAGCCGCCTCCCGGGCCCGCCTCGGTGAACGCACCGCCGCCCGCGCCGCCCTGACCCGGCTGCTGCAGCGCGTCCCCGACGACTCGGTCCTGACGCCGCGTGCGCTCTTCCTGCGCGGCAGCCTCGCCTGGGACGACGGCGCGCACCGCGACGCGCGCGAACCGTGGCTGGCGCTGGTCACCCGCTATCCGCACGCCGACTCGGTGGGCCGCGCGGGATTCCTCGCCGCGCTCGCATTGTATGAGGAAGGGCGGATCGACCAGGCGGCCGCGGAGTGGAGCCGCATCCACCAGCTCGACGCGGGCGCCGATGGCCTCGCGGCGGGGTACTGGGCCGCACGCGCCTTGCGTGAGGCGGGCGACACGAGCCGCGCCACGCTGCTGTGGCAGTCGGTGATGGCGCGCGACTCCGTGTCCTACTACGCCTACGCCAGCGCGGCCCGCCTCGGCCGCCCCGGCTGGCAGCCGGCCGCGGCGCCGGACCGATTCACCCACTTCCTCGATGTCGACAGCGCCATGAGCCGGATCGGCCTGCTCAAGGCCGCGGGCATGGTCGAGGAAGCGTCGTGGGAGCGCGCCTGGCTCACGGCCGAGCGGGTCCGCTCCCCGCAGCGCCTGCTCTCGGTGGCCGATGCTTTCCGGCGCCTCGGCGACCCGGACGCGTCGATTGCCAGCGCGCGCGCGGCCCTGGCCCGCGGCGCCCCACGCGATGCGCGCACCTACCGGCTGCTCTACCCGCGCCACTATGAGGACAACCTGGCCGCCGAGGCCCGGGCCATCGGGGTTGATCCGCTGGTGGTGGCCGCGCTCATCCGGCAGGAGTCGGCGTGGAATGCCGGGGCGCGCTCGCGGGTGGGTGCCCGCGGGCTCATGCAGGTGATGCCCGCCACGGGCCGGCTCATCGCCCGGCAGCTCGGCGTCCGCGGCTGGCGGGTGGATCACCTCGACGAGCCCGCACTCAACCTGCGCTTCGGCACCTTCTACCTGGGGCAGGTGCTGCAGCGGTTCAATGGCGACCTGGTCCGCGCCCTCGCGGCGTACAACGCGGGCCCCGGCCGGGTGCCGCTCTGGTCGGTGGGCCGCGCCGCCGATGACCCGGAGATGTTTGTCGAGCGGATCGGCTTCAAGGAAACCCGCGACTACGTCCGCACCATCCAGCGCAACGTGGCGCTGTATCGGGCCCTGTACCCGGCCGCTCCCGCCACCTGA